One Novosphingobium sp. G106 DNA segment encodes these proteins:
- a CDS encoding TetR/AcrR family transcriptional regulator, with the protein MATRQTALRTGKNETAATKPKPARRGGRAKAEGAPAVDRRELILAAATRRFAEFGFEATTVRQIADDVHILSGSLYHHFATKEEILEEIVRDAVVTSRDDAQRIAAMPMDAEQRFVALLMMELHRLTSNQEVYAIVFNERKFFRRSDYFHYIVQAKKASYDAWSSVLSDGVRDGLFHPELDIYLTISTVIRMLNAGADWFKNEDGSAIDAIAHYSLDKLLDFYLGFVLRAIRAPERAGLQIPRPAIDL; encoded by the coding sequence ATGGCGACAAGGCAAACGGCGCTGCGTACAGGGAAAAACGAAACGGCTGCGACGAAGCCGAAACCGGCCCGGCGCGGCGGGCGTGCCAAGGCCGAAGGCGCGCCGGCGGTGGATCGCCGCGAGTTAATCCTTGCCGCCGCGACGCGCCGCTTTGCCGAATTCGGGTTCGAGGCCACGACCGTGCGCCAGATCGCCGACGACGTGCACATTCTTTCGGGCAGCCTCTACCACCACTTCGCCACCAAGGAGGAAATCCTCGAGGAGATCGTCCGCGACGCGGTGGTGACCTCGCGCGACGACGCCCAGCGCATCGCTGCGATGCCGATGGATGCCGAACAGCGCTTCGTCGCCCTGCTGATGATGGAACTGCACCGGTTGACCTCGAACCAGGAGGTCTATGCCATCGTTTTCAACGAGCGGAAGTTCTTCCGCCGCAGCGACTATTTCCACTACATCGTCCAGGCCAAGAAGGCCTCCTACGATGCATGGAGTTCGGTCCTGTCCGACGGGGTGAGGGACGGTCTGTTCCATCCCGAACTCGACATCTACCTGACGATCTCGACCGTCATCCGCATGCTCAATGCCGGCGCCGACTGGTTCAAGAACGAAGACGGCTCCGCGATCGACGCGATTGCCCATTATTCGCTCGACAAGCTGCTCGATTTTTATCTCGGCTTCGTCCTGCGCGCGATCCGGGCGCCCGAGCGGGCAGGCCTGCAGATCCCGCGACCCGCCATCGACTTGTGA
- a CDS encoding PQQ-binding-like beta-propeller repeat protein, which translates to MQRVAIWTFVVILAAVALTLLFGGAALVLEGGSLYYLAAGLLVFSAAVTLARRKGIAVKLYSALLVGTLAWSVWEVGLDGWALAPRLLGPAVLGTLLLLLPVRKLAGAPSRWWLGLPVLASFVVVALAGVLALRQPYQGMKWAKDYATGTSTPTEWRNWGNAPGGGRYVPATQINTDNVKQLELAWRFDADLPFPLYPNFEVTPLAAHGRLYLCLKSGVVAALDQQSGKQIWRYSAPDVEKAETDRVFGAKCRGVSLYEAPKPLAECQRRIVFAAPDGYLRAVDADTGKLCPSFGQGGAVDLHAGMAGQLPQSRRKVEAVPSSPPPIVGGVIVVGQTVSDLASLDAPSGVVRGYDAETGALRWAWNADMPDGAKPDDTYARATPNAWGPMSGDPALGLIFVPLGNSPPDYFGGMRPKALDAFTTSIAAIDVATGKLRWSFQTVHHDLWDYDLAAQPVITDLPGGLPALLVPTKTGNIFVLDRRTGRPIDRVEERPVPQGGVPGERTAPTQPYTTGFPSLSGPDLTERDMWGITPLDQLWCRLRFRQAEYKGQFTPVTTRDTIMYPGTAGGINWGSVSIDPQRGLMVVNTLRFANFGKLVPRAKAGTNFGGKEGTAVFEQAGTPYVFAQTTFMSPLGVPCQRPPYGTINAFDLKTRKPVWSKSFGTSAEAGPFNIPSLLPIRMGVPNMGGSVVTAGGLTFIGAAQDRRLRAYDTATGKELWSAKLPAVAAATPMTYVASNGRQYVVIASGGHYGLPGPQAAAIMAFALPRKK; encoded by the coding sequence ATGCAGCGAGTTGCGATCTGGACCTTCGTCGTCATTCTGGCGGCTGTCGCCTTGACCCTGCTGTTCGGCGGTGCGGCATTGGTACTGGAGGGCGGGAGCCTCTACTATCTCGCGGCCGGTTTGCTCGTATTCTCCGCTGCGGTGACGCTTGCGCGGCGCAAGGGGATCGCGGTCAAGCTCTATTCGGCGCTACTGGTGGGCACGCTTGCCTGGAGCGTCTGGGAAGTCGGCCTCGATGGCTGGGCGCTGGCGCCGCGCCTGCTGGGTCCCGCCGTGCTCGGCACGCTGCTTCTGCTCCTGCCGGTCCGCAAGCTCGCGGGTGCGCCGAGCCGGTGGTGGCTGGGCCTGCCGGTCCTGGCAAGCTTCGTCGTCGTCGCGCTCGCCGGCGTGCTGGCGCTGCGGCAACCATACCAGGGCATGAAATGGGCCAAGGACTACGCCACAGGCACGAGCACACCGACCGAATGGCGCAACTGGGGCAATGCGCCGGGCGGCGGCCGCTACGTTCCGGCGACGCAGATCAACACCGACAACGTCAAGCAGCTCGAACTCGCCTGGCGATTCGATGCGGACCTGCCCTTCCCGCTCTATCCGAATTTCGAGGTCACGCCGCTTGCGGCGCATGGCCGGCTCTACCTCTGCCTGAAGTCCGGCGTCGTCGCCGCGCTCGATCAGCAGAGCGGCAAGCAGATCTGGCGCTATTCGGCGCCCGACGTGGAAAAGGCCGAGACCGACCGCGTGTTCGGCGCGAAATGCCGCGGCGTCTCGCTCTACGAAGCGCCGAAGCCGCTCGCCGAATGCCAGCGGCGCATCGTCTTCGCGGCACCCGACGGCTATCTGCGCGCGGTCGATGCCGATACCGGCAAGCTCTGCCCTTCGTTCGGCCAGGGCGGCGCGGTCGATCTCCACGCCGGCATGGCCGGCCAACTGCCGCAATCGCGCCGCAAGGTCGAGGCCGTTCCCTCCTCACCGCCGCCGATCGTGGGCGGCGTGATCGTGGTCGGGCAGACCGTCTCGGACCTCGCCTCGCTCGATGCCCCCTCGGGTGTGGTGCGCGGATACGATGCCGAGACCGGCGCACTGCGCTGGGCCTGGAATGCGGACATGCCCGACGGCGCCAAACCCGACGATACCTACGCCCGCGCCACGCCCAACGCCTGGGGACCGATGAGCGGCGATCCGGCACTCGGCCTCATCTTCGTGCCGCTGGGCAACAGCCCGCCCGACTACTTCGGCGGCATGCGGCCCAAGGCGCTCGACGCCTTCACAACCTCGATCGCCGCGATCGACGTCGCGACCGGCAAGTTGCGCTGGTCGTTCCAGACCGTGCACCACGACCTGTGGGACTACGACCTTGCCGCGCAGCCGGTCATCACCGACCTGCCGGGCGGCCTGCCTGCCCTCCTGGTCCCAACCAAGACCGGCAACATTTTCGTGCTCGACCGCCGCACCGGTCGGCCCATCGATCGGGTCGAGGAACGCCCCGTTCCGCAAGGCGGCGTCCCCGGCGAGCGCACCGCGCCGACGCAGCCCTACACCACCGGCTTCCCCTCGCTCTCCGGCCCGGACCTTACCGAGCGCGATATGTGGGGTATTACCCCGCTCGACCAGCTCTGGTGCCGCCTCCGCTTCCGCCAGGCCGAGTACAAGGGCCAGTTCACCCCGGTCACCACGCGCGACACGATCATGTATCCGGGCACTGCCGGCGGCATCAACTGGGGCTCTGTCTCGATCGATCCGCAGCGTGGGCTCATGGTGGTCAACACGCTACGCTTTGCAAATTTCGGCAAGCTCGTGCCGCGCGCCAAGGCTGGCACGAATTTCGGCGGCAAGGAGGGTACGGCCGTGTTCGAGCAAGCTGGCACGCCTTACGTTTTCGCCCAGACCACCTTCATGTCGCCGCTCGGTGTGCCCTGCCAGCGCCCGCCCTATGGCACGATCAACGCCTTCGACCTCAAGACGCGCAAGCCGGTGTGGAGCAAGAGCTTCGGCACTTCGGCCGAGGCCGGTCCGTTCAACATCCCGAGCCTGCTGCCGATCCGCATGGGCGTGCCCAACATGGGCGGCTCGGTGGTGACCGCCGGCGGGCTGACCTTCATCGGTGCCGCGCAGGACCGGCGCCTGCGCGCTTACGACACGGCCACGGGCAAGGAGCTGTGGAGCGCCAAGCTGCCGGCCGTCGCAGCGGCAACGCCGATGACCTACGTGGCCAGCAATGGCCGCCAATATGTCGTTATCGCGTCGGGCGGGCATTATGGCTTGCCCGGACCGCAGGCAGCGGCAATCATGGCCTTCGCGCTGCCACGGAAAAAATAG
- a CDS encoding kinase, with amino-acid sequence MVLGICGAQGSGKSTLARAVEEAACAKGIPAATLSLDDLYLTRAERDELARSVHPLLRTRGVPGTHDVGIGLAVLDALGCGEAVRLPRFDKASDDRFPPSRWSRAPEGNQLLIMEGWCLGARPQDRDALREPINVLEGQDDPEGIWRRYANDALAGVYQTLFARIDVLVLLAAPSFDVVFDWRLQQEQELRERVGPDAPGLMSATGVARFVEHYERLTRHILAEMPPRADILVSLAEDRSPLEIRVSAASR; translated from the coding sequence ATGGTCCTCGGAATCTGCGGGGCACAGGGCAGCGGCAAGTCCACACTCGCACGGGCGGTCGAGGAGGCCGCGTGCGCCAAGGGGATTCCCGCGGCCACGCTGTCGCTCGACGACCTTTACCTGACGCGGGCGGAGCGCGACGAGCTGGCGCGTTCGGTGCATCCGCTGCTGCGGACCAGAGGCGTCCCCGGAACCCACGACGTCGGGATCGGGCTGGCCGTATTAGACGCGCTCGGATGCGGCGAAGCGGTGCGATTGCCGCGCTTCGACAAGGCGAGCGACGATCGTTTCCCGCCAAGCCGCTGGTCTCGCGCGCCCGAGGGGAACCAACTGCTCATCATGGAAGGCTGGTGCCTCGGCGCCCGTCCACAGGATAGGGATGCTCTGCGTGAGCCGATCAATGTCCTCGAGGGTCAGGATGATCCCGAAGGCATATGGCGACGCTATGCCAACGACGCTCTGGCCGGTGTTTACCAGACGCTGTTCGCACGGATCGACGTATTGGTCCTGCTCGCTGCGCCCAGCTTCGACGTCGTATTCGACTGGCGGCTGCAACAGGAGCAGGAACTGCGCGAACGCGTTGGGCCCGATGCACCCGGACTGATGAGCGCTACCGGCGTCGCGCGCTTCGTCGAGCACTACGAGCGGCTGACCCGTCATATACTCGCCGAGATGCCGCCGCGCGCCGATATTCTCGTCAGTCTTGCGGAAGACCGGAGCCCGCTGGAGATCAGAGTTTCGGCTGCGTCGCGTTGA
- a CDS encoding AAA family ATPase: MSRVKVVTLHGIESTGKSTLAEQLARELGTIWVPEYGREYCLEHGTDCTPEDLQAIAAGHHERIEAAKPLSGSVLISDTDWLMTRAWHRMMIGTEMAGPAYPLADLYLLLAPDVPWIDDGLRLHAEIEQRRHFAELSRAELMAAGVRWVEIAGDWDERRSAALAAIAVL, from the coding sequence ATGAGCCGGGTCAAGGTCGTCACGCTCCACGGTATCGAAAGCACCGGCAAGTCTACTCTGGCCGAACAGCTCGCGCGCGAACTGGGCACGATCTGGGTGCCCGAATATGGCCGTGAATATTGCCTCGAACATGGGACCGACTGCACGCCGGAGGATCTCCAGGCGATCGCTGCTGGCCACCACGAGCGGATCGAGGCCGCGAAGCCTCTGAGCGGCTCCGTGCTGATCAGCGACACCGACTGGCTGATGACTCGCGCTTGGCATCGGATGATGATCGGCACCGAAATGGCCGGCCCGGCCTATCCGCTTGCCGACCTCTACCTGCTGCTCGCGCCCGACGTGCCCTGGATCGACGACGGCCTGCGGCTCCATGCCGAGATCGAGCAACGCCGCCACTTCGCCGAACTGTCGCGCGCGGAGCTGATGGCGGCAGGGGTGCGGTGGGTCGAGATCGCGGGCGATTGGGATGAGCGCCGCAGCGCCGCCCTCGCAGCCATCGCTGTCTTGTAA
- a CDS encoding carboxymuconolactone decarboxylase family protein: MSRVTAVNKPSDYPGMPDDKTREDLAALFAHMFPGVENPEIDSAHSGVAIAALNPGLALHLSKLSGFAALQLGWCQRADLRELAIQTVNLHFKSDYSAQSRYRAWEAVGLRMEQLAALPFWKTSPLFDDEQRLVIEYAVAVVSGDVPEGLFARVVARYGEKGAVECTAVVGIWSMWAMLINATQPKL, from the coding sequence ATGTCCCGCGTCACCGCCGTTAACAAGCCCAGCGACTATCCGGGCATGCCCGACGACAAGACTCGCGAGGATCTGGCTGCGCTGTTCGCGCATATGTTTCCCGGAGTCGAGAACCCGGAGATCGACAGTGCCCATTCAGGCGTCGCTATAGCCGCGCTCAATCCCGGCCTGGCCTTGCACCTGTCCAAGTTGAGCGGTTTCGCCGCGCTCCAGCTCGGGTGGTGCCAGCGCGCCGATCTGCGCGAGTTGGCGATCCAGACGGTGAATCTGCATTTCAAGTCCGACTATTCGGCGCAGTCGCGCTACCGCGCCTGGGAAGCGGTCGGCCTGCGCATGGAACAACTCGCCGCCCTGCCCTTCTGGAAGACCAGCCCGCTGTTCGACGACGAGCAGCGCCTCGTCATCGAATATGCCGTGGCCGTGGTCAGCGGCGATGTGCCCGAGGGCCTCTTCGCCCGCGTCGTTGCCCGCTACGGCGAGAAGGGCGCTGTGGAGTGCACCGCGGTTGTCGGCATCTGGTCGATGTGGGCGATGCTGATCAACGCGACGCAGCCGAAACTCTGA
- a CDS encoding MEKHLA domain-containing protein, with translation MDRIALIATSFERLLGRSLVAPGDDVVTALWNAPDAVVAHGIEADPIFFFGNRAALAAFETDVVSFTALPSRLSAEAPQREERQMLLDRVSQDGFIDDYAGLRISATGRRFRIEQAIVWNLIDAEGIRQGQAATFTV, from the coding sequence TTGGACCGCATTGCGTTGATAGCGACGAGTTTCGAGCGGTTGCTCGGCCGTTCGCTGGTTGCGCCAGGCGATGATGTGGTTACCGCGCTGTGGAATGCGCCCGATGCGGTGGTGGCGCACGGCATCGAAGCCGATCCGATTTTCTTCTTCGGCAACCGGGCAGCCTTGGCTGCCTTCGAGACCGACGTGGTCAGCTTCACCGCGCTGCCCTCGCGGCTGTCGGCCGAAGCGCCGCAGCGCGAGGAGCGCCAGATGCTGCTCGACCGCGTATCCCAGGACGGCTTCATCGACGACTATGCCGGGCTGCGGATCTCGGCGACCGGTCGCCGCTTCCGGATCGAGCAGGCGATCGTCTGGAACCTGATCGATGCCGAGGGCATCAGGCAGGGACAAGCTGCGACTTTCACGGTGTAG
- a CDS encoding epoxide hydrolase family protein, producing MIEPFRIDIPQDVLDDLSQRLARTRWTADFANDQWTYGAEAAYIRELAEYWRDSYDWRAREAMMNAFPQFRATIDDVPVHFIHVRGKGPNPTPLILNHGWPWTFWDFHKVIGPLSDPAAHGGDPADAFDVIVPSLPGYGFSTPLTKTGVNFWTTADLWTELMTRLGYDRFATQGGDWGAFISAQLGHKHADRVIGVHLHTPAALDFMTAMRPPDPADFEPGEAELLAKSAHMMAEEVGYFMLQRSKPQTPAVGLNDSPAGLLAWIVEKRRSWADTHGDVESRFTKDELIDTVMLYWVTESYHTSARYYYEAAHNPWRPSHDRMPVVEAPVGIPILPAELTVPTRRWAECYYNLKRWTVLPEGGHFAPMEVPELLVADIRAFFRELR from the coding sequence ATGATCGAACCGTTCCGCATCGATATCCCGCAGGATGTGCTCGACGATCTTAGCCAACGACTCGCCCGCACGCGCTGGACGGCGGACTTTGCCAACGACCAGTGGACCTACGGCGCCGAGGCCGCTTACATCCGCGAACTCGCCGAATACTGGCGCGACAGCTATGATTGGCGCGCGCGCGAGGCGATGATGAACGCCTTCCCGCAGTTCCGCGCCACGATCGACGATGTTCCGGTCCACTTCATCCATGTGCGCGGGAAGGGGCCGAACCCTACGCCGCTGATCCTCAACCATGGCTGGCCCTGGACCTTCTGGGACTTCCACAAGGTCATCGGCCCGCTCAGCGATCCCGCGGCGCATGGCGGCGATCCGGCCGATGCCTTCGACGTGATCGTGCCATCGCTGCCCGGCTATGGCTTCTCGACGCCCTTGACCAAGACCGGGGTCAACTTCTGGACCACGGCCGATCTATGGACCGAGCTGATGACGCGGCTAGGCTACGATCGCTTCGCCACCCAGGGCGGGGACTGGGGCGCCTTCATCTCGGCGCAGCTCGGGCACAAGCATGCCGACCGGGTGATCGGCGTCCATCTCCACACGCCGGCCGCGCTCGATTTCATGACCGCGATGCGCCCGCCCGATCCCGCCGACTTCGAGCCGGGCGAGGCCGAACTGCTCGCCAAGAGCGCGCATATGATGGCGGAGGAGGTCGGCTATTTCATGCTGCAGCGGTCGAAGCCACAGACGCCGGCGGTGGGCCTAAACGACTCCCCTGCCGGGCTACTGGCCTGGATCGTCGAGAAGCGCCGGAGCTGGGCCGATACGCATGGCGACGTCGAAAGCCGTTTCACCAAGGACGAGCTGATCGACACGGTCATGCTCTACTGGGTGACCGAAAGCTATCACACTTCGGCGCGCTACTACTACGAGGCGGCGCACAATCCCTGGCGGCCTTCGCACGATCGCATGCCGGTGGTGGAAGCGCCCGTCGGCATTCCGATCCTGCCGGCCGAGCTGACCGTGCCGACGCGCCGGTGGGCCGAGTGCTACTACAACCTCAAGCGCTGGACAGTGCTGCCCGAAGGCGGCCACTTCGCGCCGATGGAAGTGCCCGAGCTGCTAGTCGCCGATATCCGGGCCTTCTTCCGCGAGCTTCGCTAG
- the pnuC gene encoding nicotinamide riboside transporter PnuC: MSKLDFVAAAFDHANLASELEFLAVAFGLANTGLLIRKSVLNFPFGIAMVTLYAAIFFETRLYSEALLQVFFFCVQVFGWWKWQRAIEEEGEVIVEWSSPRVMIRCIALTAILSLLLGWVMATFTNAAAPYPDATVAAASVVAQFLLSYRRIENWIYWIAIDVLSIILYVWRGLNLTAGLYIVLLIMSVIGLGAWLSSRRAIRV, translated from the coding sequence GTGAGCAAGTTGGATTTCGTGGCAGCGGCCTTCGACCACGCCAACCTTGCCAGCGAGCTGGAATTCCTGGCCGTCGCCTTCGGCCTCGCCAACACCGGTCTGCTCATCCGCAAGAGCGTGCTCAATTTCCCCTTCGGGATCGCCATGGTCACTCTCTACGCGGCGATCTTCTTCGAGACGCGGCTCTACAGCGAGGCCCTGCTGCAGGTGTTCTTCTTCTGCGTGCAGGTGTTCGGCTGGTGGAAATGGCAACGCGCGATCGAGGAGGAAGGCGAAGTGATCGTCGAATGGTCGTCGCCCCGGGTGATGATCCGGTGCATTGCGTTGACGGCTATCCTGTCGCTGCTGCTGGGCTGGGTCATGGCGACCTTCACCAACGCCGCCGCGCCCTATCCCGATGCCACCGTGGCCGCCGCCAGCGTGGTCGCGCAGTTCCTGCTGTCGTACCGGCGGATCGAGAACTGGATCTACTGGATCGCGATCGATGTGCTGTCGATCATCCTCTACGTATGGCGCGGGCTGAACCTCACCGCCGGGCTGTACATCGTCCTGCTGATCATGTCGGTGATCGGCCTCGGCGCCTGGCTGAGCAGCCGGCGCGCAATCCGCGTATGA
- a CDS encoding alpha-amylase family glycosyl hydrolase translates to MREKRDSAATPWWRGAAIYQIYPRSFQDTNGDGIGDLRGITERLPYVADLGVDAIWISPFYTSPMRDFGYDVADYCDIDPIFGTLADFDALIGRAHELGLKVIVDQVYAHTSDLHPWFAASRAQREGPQADWYVWADPKPDGTPPNNWQSVFGGPAWTWDARRRQYYMHTFLKEQPQLNVHNPEVQDALLGVARFWLKRGVDGFRLDALNHSMHDLKLRNNPAAPDTGRIRTRPFDFQIKRYSQSHPGVIAFIERIRAVCDEYGAIHTVAEVGGDKAIAEMQAYTRGEYRLNSAYGFDLLYAPELTPEVMVDALARWSRGGGWPSWAFENHDAPRAVSRWCAPSDMAPFARMKMALLAALRGNIIVYQGEELGLEQDVIPFELLQDPEAIANWPLTLSRDGVRTPMPWRDQAQGGFTTGVPWLPFSSRNLARAAELQQDDETSQLAVTRQLLALRKTHPALRLGTLEKSAADGALLAFDRVARRSRIRCLFNLSPKPIALPADLAGNPILSINGATLTQMPGYGALYVAA, encoded by the coding sequence ATGAGGGAAAAACGGGATTCGGCGGCCACTCCCTGGTGGCGGGGTGCCGCGATCTACCAGATCTATCCGCGCAGCTTCCAGGACACCAACGGCGATGGCATCGGCGATCTGCGCGGGATCACCGAACGGCTTCCCTATGTCGCCGACCTTGGCGTCGATGCGATCTGGATTTCGCCGTTCTACACCTCGCCGATGCGCGATTTCGGCTACGACGTGGCCGACTATTGCGACATCGATCCGATCTTCGGCACGTTGGCCGATTTCGATGCGCTGATCGGCAGAGCGCACGAGCTGGGCCTCAAGGTCATCGTCGACCAGGTTTATGCCCATACCTCCGACCTGCATCCCTGGTTCGCCGCGAGCCGGGCACAGCGCGAGGGGCCGCAGGCGGACTGGTACGTCTGGGCCGATCCCAAGCCCGACGGTACGCCGCCCAACAACTGGCAGTCGGTCTTCGGCGGTCCGGCCTGGACCTGGGACGCTCGCCGGCGCCAGTACTACATGCACACTTTCCTCAAGGAGCAGCCGCAGCTCAACGTGCATAACCCGGAGGTGCAGGACGCGCTGCTCGGCGTGGCGCGGTTCTGGCTCAAGCGCGGCGTCGACGGTTTTCGGCTCGATGCGCTCAACCATTCGATGCACGATCTCAAGCTGCGCAACAATCCGGCGGCGCCCGATACCGGCCGGATCAGGACGCGGCCGTTCGACTTTCAGATCAAGCGTTACAGCCAGTCGCATCCGGGCGTCATCGCCTTCATCGAGCGCATTCGCGCGGTCTGCGACGAATACGGCGCGATCCATACGGTCGCCGAAGTCGGCGGCGACAAGGCGATCGCCGAGATGCAGGCCTACACGCGGGGCGAGTATCGGCTGAACAGCGCCTATGGTTTCGACCTGCTCTATGCGCCCGAGCTTACGCCCGAAGTGATGGTCGATGCCCTGGCGCGCTGGTCGCGGGGCGGGGGCTGGCCAAGCTGGGCTTTCGAGAACCACGACGCGCCGCGCGCCGTATCGCGCTGGTGTGCGCCCTCCGATATGGCGCCCTTCGCGCGGATGAAGATGGCGCTGCTGGCGGCGCTCAGGGGCAACATCATCGTCTATCAGGGCGAGGAACTGGGGCTAGAGCAGGACGTGATTCCGTTCGAATTGCTGCAGGATCCAGAAGCCATCGCCAACTGGCCGTTGACCCTGTCGCGCGACGGCGTGCGCACGCCGATGCCCTGGCGCGACCAAGCGCAGGGCGGATTCACCACGGGGGTGCCCTGGCTGCCGTTCTCGTCAAGGAACCTCGCCCGCGCGGCCGAGCTTCAGCAAGACGACGAGACATCGCAACTCGCCGTCACGCGCCAGCTTCTCGCCTTGCGCAAGACTCACCCCGCTTTGCGCCTTGGCACGTTGGAAAAGAGTGCAGCGGACGGCGCCTTGCTTGCCTTCGATCGCGTGGCCAGGCGCTCCCGCATCCGCTGCCTGTTCAATCTCTCTCCGAAACCGATCGCATTGCCTGCGGACCTTGCCGGCAACCCGATCTTGTCGATCAACGGCGCCACGCTCACCCAGATGCCCGGCTACGGCGCGCTCTATGTTGCCGCTTGA